One genomic segment of bacterium includes these proteins:
- a CDS encoding thioredoxin fold domain-containing protein yields the protein MCYFRIARAAGWCMLLALGLCLGFSSAKAQQIHWIGYEEALREAERTGRPILLYFFVKDCQYCQKMESKTLVASRVAEYLREEFISSRVDGDKSPQLTRRYMVRGFPTIWFLSPEGKPISSLPGYVEPEELTKVLRYIRGGHYRSKSLREYLSGS from the coding sequence TTGTGTTATTTTCGCATAGCAAGAGCTGCGGGCTGGTGCATGCTCTTAGCCCTTGGCTTGTGCCTGGGGTTTTCCAGTGCAAAGGCACAGCAGATCCACTGGATTGGATATGAAGAGGCCCTCAGGGAGGCCGAGAGAACCGGAAGGCCGATTCTACTTTACTTCTTTGTGAAGGATTGTCAGTACTGCCAGAAGATGGAGTCCAAGACATTGGTGGCCAGCAGGGTGGCTGAATATCTGAGGGAAGAGTTCATATCTAGCAGAGTGGATGGTGACAAGAGCCCACAGCTTACAAGAAGATATATGGTGAGAGGCTTTCCCACCATCTGGTTTTTAAGCCCTGAGGGCAAACCCATATCCTCTTTGCCTGGTTATGTGGAGCCCGAGGAACTGACCAAGGTGCTTAGGTACATCCGAGGAGGGCATTATCGCTCTAAGTCGCTGAGGGAATATCTCTCGGGGTCGTGA
- the recJ gene encoding single-stranded-DNA-specific exonuclease RecJ, whose translation MADEARVENLRKELGIPAPVAKVLVNRGVEELEQAERFLSPSLKGLHPPEDLADMDRAVERILLALRREEPIWIYGDYDADGITSVALLKSFFDSVGASVRWVIPHRQKDGYGFHSALIPRTSTYGGLVITADCGIGDHEELAKAKAMGLDVVVTDHHELHGRIPQACAVINPKRKDNLYPFGDLAGVGVAFMLVWALAKRLKNMNVWPKGKEPSLKSYLDLVALGTIADQVSLLGENRALVSHGLAQLAMAQRPGIQALLRSAALEKRPMSVGNLSFQIAPRLNAPGRLDDASPSLELLLTRDFPTALELAGLLEGMNRKRQQVEEEVFKEAEPKALEAFKGGKAALVLAKEGWHPGVLGIVASRLVDRFGLPVVLISLEDGVGKGSARAPEGYHMMQGLSSCAHLLKRFGGHKMAAGLTLEAKAVEELGHVLSDHARQMMKGSGAGRVLRIDDTLSPGDITEELVRCLQKLEPHGMGNPEPVFQVEGMKISEPRRVGQAHLKLKVSCGSMGFDAIGFGMAEAFPQDVKGPARLACLPQLNDWQGRTMIQLKLRDLQLV comes from the coding sequence ATGGCAGATGAGGCCAGGGTGGAAAACCTGCGCAAGGAGCTTGGGATACCGGCTCCTGTGGCCAAGGTACTGGTTAACCGGGGGGTGGAGGAGTTAGAGCAGGCCGAAAGATTTCTTTCTCCTTCTCTTAAGGGCCTCCATCCGCCTGAAGATCTGGCAGACATGGACAGGGCTGTGGAGAGGATCCTCTTGGCCCTGAGAAGAGAAGAACCCATCTGGATTTATGGTGATTATGATGCCGACGGCATCACCTCTGTGGCACTCTTGAAGAGTTTTTTTGATTCCGTGGGAGCCAGCGTGAGATGGGTGATACCCCACAGGCAAAAAGACGGATATGGTTTCCACTCGGCCTTGATACCAAGGACCAGTACATACGGTGGCCTGGTTATCACGGCTGACTGCGGTATTGGAGATCATGAGGAGCTGGCCAAGGCCAAGGCCATGGGTTTGGATGTGGTTGTCACAGATCATCATGAGTTGCATGGAAGGATTCCGCAAGCCTGTGCGGTCATAAACCCCAAGAGGAAAGACAATCTTTACCCCTTCGGAGACCTGGCCGGAGTGGGAGTGGCGTTTATGCTGGTGTGGGCCCTGGCCAAGAGGCTCAAGAATATGAATGTGTGGCCCAAGGGCAAAGAGCCTTCCCTTAAGAGCTATCTGGACCTGGTGGCCCTGGGCACAATAGCTGATCAGGTATCCCTTCTGGGGGAAAACAGGGCCCTGGTGAGCCATGGTTTGGCTCAGCTGGCCATGGCTCAGAGGCCCGGCATCCAGGCCCTTTTGCGTAGCGCAGCCCTGGAAAAACGGCCTATGTCCGTGGGAAACCTGAGTTTCCAGATTGCCCCCAGATTGAACGCCCCTGGCAGGCTGGATGATGCTTCCCCCAGCCTGGAGCTTCTTCTCACAAGGGATTTTCCCACGGCACTGGAGCTGGCGGGCCTGCTGGAGGGCATGAACAGGAAAAGACAGCAGGTCGAAGAGGAGGTCTTCAAGGAGGCTGAGCCCAAGGCCCTGGAGGCTTTCAAAGGGGGCAAGGCAGCCTTGGTCCTGGCAAAAGAGGGATGGCATCCAGGTGTGCTCGGGATAGTGGCTTCCCGCCTTGTGGATCGCTTCGGGCTACCCGTGGTTCTTATCTCACTGGAAGATGGAGTGGGAAAAGGTTCTGCCCGGGCTCCAGAGGGTTACCACATGATGCAGGGATTGAGTAGCTGTGCCCATCTGCTGAAACGCTTTGGGGGCCATAAGATGGCAGCCGGCTTGACCCTTGAGGCCAAGGCTGTTGAAGAACTAGGGCATGTGCTGAGCGACCATGCCAGGCAGATGATGAAAGGGAGTGGGGCTGGCAGGGTGCTGCGCATAGACGACACGTTGAGCCCGGGTGATATCACAGAGGAGCTTGTGAGGTGTCTTCAGAAGTTGGAACCTCATGGCATGGGAAACCCTGAACCTGTGTTCCAGGTAGAAGGCATGAAGATCTCTGAGCCAAGACGTGTGGGCCAGGCCCATTTGAAACTTAAGGTATCGTGCGGTTCCATGGGCTTCGATGCCATTGGCTTTGGCATGGCAGAGGCCTTTCCCCAAGATGTAAAGGGCCCTGCAAGGCTGGCCTGTCTTCCTCAGCTGAATGACTGGCAAGGCCGCACAATGATCCAACTGAAGCTAAGAGATTTGCAGCTTGTGTAA
- a CDS encoding zinc ribbon domain-containing protein, which yields MPIYEFKCASCGHQFEELVLGQLDMSEICCPKCSKKEVQRLLSVFSGCGASSGESSGASCSTSSRFS from the coding sequence ATGCCCATTTACGAGTTCAAGTGTGCTTCTTGCGGACACCAATTCGAAGAGCTTGTGCTGGGGCAGCTGGATATGTCAGAGATTTGTTGCCCCAAATGTTCCAAGAAGGAGGTGCAAAGGCTACTTTCGGTTTTTTCGGGCTGCGGGGCTTCTAGTGGAGAAAGCTCGGGGGCCAGTTGCTCCACGTCTTCTCGTTTTTCCTGA
- a CDS encoding CBS and ACT domain-containing protein yields the protein MLIRNWMTRDPITVDPETPMMDAEHLMKDNKIRGLPVVKGKKLVGIVTDRDIKAASPSAATTLDMHELLYLLAKIKVKEIMTKDPITICDDDTVEEAAVVMLRHKISHLPVLSDKKELVGLITETDIFKVLVSLTGIYRGGIQFGFELEDRSGSIKEVADVIREFGGRMVSILTSYEEAREGYRKVFIRIKDLDRQRLKELKERLDRQFRLLYMIDSSQKKHIHAA from the coding sequence ATGCTCATCAGGAACTGGATGACCCGCGACCCCATAACCGTGGACCCTGAAACCCCCATGATGGACGCCGAGCACCTCATGAAGGACAACAAGATCCGAGGCCTTCCTGTGGTAAAGGGTAAGAAGCTGGTGGGGATAGTCACTGACAGGGACATAAAGGCGGCCTCCCCTTCGGCAGCAACCACGCTGGATATGCACGAGCTGCTTTACCTCTTGGCCAAGATAAAGGTCAAGGAGATCATGACCAAGGATCCCATCACCATCTGCGATGACGACACCGTGGAGGAAGCCGCGGTGGTGATGCTCAGACACAAGATATCCCACCTGCCGGTACTCTCGGACAAGAAGGAGTTGGTAGGGTTAATAACCGAGACCGACATTTTCAAGGTCTTGGTAAGCCTTACAGGAATATACAGAGGGGGAATCCAGTTTGGATTCGAGCTGGAAGACCGCTCGGGTAGCATAAAAGAAGTGGCAGACGTGATCAGGGAGTTCGGGGGAAGGATGGTAAGCATCTTGACCTCTTATGAAGAGGCCAGAGAGGGTTACAGGAAGGTCTTCATAAGGATAAAGGATTTGGATCGGCAGCGACTAAAAGAGCTAAAGGAAAGATTGGATAGGCAGTTCAGGCTGCTCTACATGATAGACTCTAGCCAGAAAAAGCACATTCATGCTGCCTGA